The following coding sequences lie in one Deltaproteobacteria bacterium genomic window:
- a CDS encoding class I mannose-6-phosphate isomerase, with translation MSNSTIYPMTFAPLLKELVWGGDKLGRLLGKGAPTSRPIGESWELVDLPSDQSVVASGLRAGTSLHELLAHDAVSVLGPVGLDGGRFPLLVKYIDAAQTLSVQVHPDETAATALGGRPKNEVWYVLHAEPGARLYLGLRPGTTRETFERALAEGSVEGLLQEIPAAAGQMVHVSPGTVHAIGAGILLAEVQQPSDTTYRVYDWGRVGLDGKPRPLHVDQALTCIGWGNPARVRLPNAGERLDAGHFFATIHALVGGEQLRLPGQGPLVLVGLDGEAEARWGGAEPIRLVLGQVALVPHACRDAIVVGKKGARLLAVTFPVH, from the coding sequence ATGTCGAACAGCACCATCTATCCGATGACCTTCGCCCCGCTCCTCAAGGAGCTCGTGTGGGGCGGGGACAAGCTGGGCCGCCTCCTCGGCAAGGGCGCTCCGACGAGCCGCCCGATCGGCGAGTCGTGGGAGCTCGTCGACCTGCCGAGCGACCAGAGTGTGGTGGCCTCCGGTCTGCGCGCGGGCACGAGCCTGCACGAACTTCTCGCGCACGACGCGGTCTCCGTGCTCGGGCCCGTGGGACTCGATGGGGGGCGATTCCCGCTGCTCGTGAAGTACATCGATGCGGCGCAGACCCTGTCGGTGCAGGTCCATCCGGACGAGACCGCCGCGACGGCGCTCGGCGGGCGGCCGAAGAACGAGGTCTGGTACGTGCTCCACGCCGAGCCGGGGGCGCGCCTCTATCTCGGACTGCGGCCGGGGACGACCCGCGAGACCTTCGAGCGCGCGCTGGCCGAGGGGAGCGTCGAGGGACTGCTGCAGGAGATCCCCGCGGCGGCGGGGCAGATGGTGCACGTGAGCCCGGGCACCGTTCACGCGATCGGCGCGGGGATCTTGCTCGCGGAGGTGCAGCAGCCCTCGGACACGACCTACCGCGTGTACGACTGGGGGCGCGTGGGCCTCGACGGGAAGCCGCGCCCGCTGCACGTGGACCAGGCCCTGACGTGCATCGGCTGGGGAAACCCGGCGCGCGTTCGCCTGCCGAACGCGGGCGAACGGCTGGATGCCGGGCACTTCTTCGCCACGATCCACGCCCTCGTGGGCGGCGAGCAGCTGCGCTTGCCAGGCCAGGGTCCTCTCGTGCTCGTGGGGCTCGACGGAGAGGCCGAGGCGCGGTGGGGAGGCGCCGAGCCGATCCGCCTCGTCCTCGGGCAGGTGGCGCTGGTGCCGCACGCCTGTCGCGACGCCATCGTCGTCGGGAAGAAGGGCGCGCGCCTGCTGGCGGTGACCTTCCCGGTGCACTGA